In a genomic window of Polycladomyces abyssicola:
- the manA gene encoding mannose-6-phosphate isomerase, class I, which yields MQPAPIFLKPVFKERIWGGYTLRERFHYDIPSEKTGECWAISAHPNGQSTVADGPYAGWKLGELWNHHRELFGHHPSESFPLLVKILDTNDDLSVQVHPDDSYANRWERGENGKTECWYVIDCTDDAEMVYGHSAQTREEFEERLQKGEWDRLLHRVKVKPGDFFYVPSGTVHALGAGMLVLETQQNSDTTYRLYDYDRVDTAGNKRELHIERALDVIRYPHRDAVCCPQVSKVPGGSVTTFITCDYFTVQKWDVNGNMDLWQPHAFMNVSVIDGNGELVSDSGARSVKKGDHFILPYGIGQVRLTGELTLIISFP from the coding sequence TTGCAACCGGCGCCTATTTTTCTCAAACCGGTGTTCAAGGAGCGGATTTGGGGTGGATATACGCTGAGAGAAAGGTTTCATTACGACATTCCGTCCGAAAAAACCGGCGAATGTTGGGCGATCTCCGCACATCCGAACGGGCAGAGCACCGTAGCGGATGGTCCCTATGCGGGTTGGAAACTGGGAGAGCTGTGGAATCATCATCGGGAGCTGTTCGGTCACCATCCGTCCGAATCGTTTCCCCTTTTGGTCAAAATATTGGATACGAACGATGATCTCTCCGTTCAGGTGCACCCGGACGACTCATATGCCAACCGATGGGAGCGGGGAGAAAACGGCAAAACGGAATGTTGGTACGTAATTGATTGCACCGATGACGCAGAGATGGTCTATGGTCATTCGGCACAAACCCGGGAAGAATTTGAGGAACGATTGCAAAAGGGGGAATGGGACCGGTTACTGCATCGGGTCAAAGTAAAACCGGGAGATTTTTTCTACGTACCCAGCGGTACCGTTCATGCACTTGGTGCGGGAATGTTGGTGTTGGAAACGCAACAAAATTCTGATACCACTTACCGACTATACGATTACGACCGGGTCGACACAGCGGGAAACAAAAGGGAATTGCACATCGAGCGGGCGTTGGATGTGATCCGGTACCCTCATCGGGACGCGGTTTGCTGCCCGCAAGTAAGTAAGGTGCCGGGTGGGAGTGTCACCACCTTCATCACATGTGACTATTTCACAGTTCAAAAATGGGATGTCAACGGGAACATGGACTTGTGGCAACCACACGCTTTCATGAATGTCAGCGTCATCGACGGGAACGGGGAGTTGGTCAGTGATTCAGGTGCCCGTTCCGTCAAAAAAGGAGATCATTTCATTTTACCGTACGGGATCGGACAAGTACGGTTGACGGGAGAATTGACGCTGATCATTTCTTTTCCGTGA